A stretch of the Bdellovibrio sp. 22V genome encodes the following:
- a CDS encoding Hpt domain-containing protein — MEAEKDLADVRSRLLSMEDFDAHAFDHLLEDTTPTTVLRILARFSQTLHESIPALEHSKDAGEVEPIWKTSHKLAGSAAMLGFKGFGEKSKKLSFQLRGSFALNLHSEELHGYMREARELSNHLDKIFSNKNTYL; from the coding sequence ATGGAAGCGGAAAAAGATTTGGCAGATGTACGCAGTCGTCTTCTTAGTATGGAGGATTTTGATGCGCATGCCTTTGATCACTTACTGGAAGACACGACGCCGACGACGGTTTTGCGAATTCTTGCGCGATTCAGCCAGACGCTTCACGAAAGTATTCCCGCTTTGGAGCACAGCAAAGACGCCGGCGAAGTGGAGCCGATCTGGAAAACATCCCACAAGCTGGCGGGGTCCGCGGCGATGCTGGGTTTCAAAGGTTTCGGAGAAAAGTCCAAGAAATTAAGCTTTCAGCTGCGCGGTTCTTTTGCGTTGAATTTACATTCCGAAGAGCTTCACGGTTATATGCGAGAAGCCCGAGAATTGTCGAACCATTTGGATAAGATTTTTTCCAACAAGAATACCTATCTCTAG
- a CDS encoding response regulator transcription factor, which yields MAKILCVEDSTEFFIYLTSVLKNHSLTQAESINDAFKLIQTGRESFDLILLDISLPDGNGMKILPELKDAFKNKNIPIIVLSTDDDVISKVAAFGIGADDYISKPPNSSELRARVDARLRTSQAYAQNASQIQLGDLFIDSNRMCVEHHSTQKGIVQIELTPFEFKILKILCTHPGQVYSREQLIDQVWGVGKYVTERTVDAHVSHLRKKINESSVKVETVLSAGYKATVKTT from the coding sequence ATGGCTAAAATACTGTGCGTCGAAGACAGCACTGAGTTTTTTATATATTTGACTTCCGTCCTGAAGAATCACTCTTTGACTCAGGCGGAGTCTATTAATGATGCTTTTAAATTGATTCAAACCGGTCGAGAAAGTTTTGATCTTATTCTTCTGGATATTTCGCTGCCTGACGGAAATGGCATGAAAATCCTGCCGGAATTAAAAGACGCTTTTAAAAATAAAAACATTCCTATCATTGTTCTCAGCACCGACGACGACGTGATCAGCAAAGTCGCGGCCTTCGGAATCGGCGCGGATGATTATATTTCCAAACCGCCTAACTCCAGCGAATTGCGCGCTCGCGTGGATGCTCGGTTACGAACGTCGCAAGCTTATGCGCAAAATGCTTCGCAAATCCAATTAGGAGATCTCTTTATCGATTCCAACAGAATGTGCGTTGAGCATCACTCAACGCAAAAAGGAATCGTGCAGATCGAACTCACGCCTTTCGAATTTAAAATTCTCAAAATTCTTTGCACCCATCCCGGTCAGGTTTACAGCCGTGAACAGCTGATTGATCAGGTTTGGGGCGTTGGCAAATACGTGACGGAGCGGACTGTGGATGCTCACGTCAGTCATTTACGTAAGAAAATCAACGAGAGCTCCGTCAAAGTAGAGACTGTCTTGAGCGCCGGTTATAAGGCAACTGTGAAGACAACCTAG
- a CDS encoding hybrid sensor histidine kinase/response regulator translates to MKTFDLKKLFILAQNAFKKGSKAFLFIPILTFVLGLSLSQYIYSKMHEREISDQRAESFKKSKEYLQSLDLLISNSILRIQSYEEYLGTRPSDYKKDSAVLAQSLPYTIFQKFSIVQLISWRSNGDIKLKMISQIKTPTSSLPLVKENSMSREIRASIEELFVHKGYSQAVLHEHNGTPLITYILQSRAHGKIFFVFTAPLIALFEKTDLRPSETIDIEDSKTGFAWTVASDGAKKTIKASSRKTADADGPALQTLSLGDPEQAALKVQFHFNYIQDGDRIKPSLITGLLSVFITLIISYLFWVLVTQNRVVSRMVIDKTHDLEKIHQELQEALITKTRFLGNISHEIRTPLNLILGMIDLCEEKDTDRKLRDYLSSMRSSGNHLLSMIEDLLDLAKSETNEIQLQPRNFHLLHFLSDVAKISGRDCAKKNLRLYVEFDFNLPTLVKCDPSRLRQILLNLLRNACKYTSEGHVTLRASVLRSLTENIQTLRFEVEDTGIGIQHDKLQKIFDAFFQVENSYAFSEGGVGLGLAIVKELVRKLEGRLSVQSVPKKGSLFQVDLDIEVLDPSHSIEYYRPPDSAMREFILISSDMLLEKSTKPLSMHSSVVFTQIPSVSEVPPAETSKNRWYLLDTIGSEFSKADIKKLAHAGNMIFLGHKEELLEKYPGLSAPVIESSPLLLSEVLTASGFLGKRPHRKEHKDPVAADGTSVRSNIPNELNVLVADDDMGNQELYKAYFEGKSWSVHYTMNGEEALQSYMKNPCDVLILDVRMPVMDGFEAAERVRAYESEKGLPQRPILLVTADALEETMKKAETIPGLSFLTKPIRKSTLMDSLTTAISKDFVRSQGSELP, encoded by the coding sequence ATGAAAACGTTCGATCTCAAAAAGTTATTCATTTTGGCACAGAATGCTTTTAAAAAGGGCTCTAAAGCTTTTTTATTCATTCCCATTCTGACGTTTGTCCTTGGCCTGTCACTGTCTCAATATATTTACAGTAAGATGCATGAGCGCGAAATCAGCGATCAGCGGGCCGAGTCTTTTAAAAAATCCAAAGAATATCTGCAGTCCTTGGATCTCTTGATTTCCAATAGCATTCTGCGCATTCAGTCTTATGAAGAGTACTTAGGCACACGGCCTAGCGATTATAAGAAAGACAGCGCCGTATTGGCGCAGTCACTTCCCTACACTATCTTTCAAAAGTTTTCGATTGTTCAGCTGATTTCATGGCGCTCCAACGGCGATATCAAACTTAAAATGATATCGCAGATCAAAACACCGACATCGTCCCTCCCCCTTGTTAAAGAAAATTCGATGAGTCGCGAGATCCGCGCTTCCATCGAAGAACTTTTTGTTCACAAAGGTTACAGTCAGGCGGTTCTTCATGAACACAATGGAACGCCGCTGATCACTTATATTTTGCAATCGCGCGCGCATGGAAAAATATTTTTTGTATTTACAGCGCCTTTGATTGCCCTTTTTGAAAAAACAGATCTGCGTCCTTCGGAAACGATTGATATCGAAGACAGCAAAACCGGCTTTGCGTGGACGGTGGCCTCTGACGGCGCAAAGAAGACAATTAAAGCCAGCAGCAGAAAAACGGCCGACGCCGATGGCCCCGCTTTACAAACCCTGAGTCTTGGCGATCCGGAACAAGCGGCTCTGAAAGTTCAGTTTCACTTTAACTACATTCAGGACGGCGATCGCATTAAGCCCTCTTTAATTACGGGACTTCTAAGCGTCTTTATCACTCTGATTATTTCTTATCTTTTCTGGGTGCTTGTCACACAAAACAGAGTCGTCAGTCGTATGGTCATTGATAAGACGCACGATCTGGAGAAAATCCACCAGGAGCTGCAAGAAGCGCTTATCACAAAAACCCGCTTTCTGGGCAATATCAGTCACGAAATCCGCACACCGCTAAATCTTATTCTAGGGATGATTGATCTTTGCGAAGAAAAAGATACCGACAGGAAACTTCGCGATTATCTGAGCAGCATGCGTTCATCGGGAAATCATTTGCTTTCGATGATTGAAGACCTTTTGGATCTTGCGAAATCAGAAACTAATGAAATTCAATTACAGCCGCGAAACTTTCATCTTCTGCACTTCCTTTCCGATGTCGCAAAAATTTCCGGCCGCGATTGTGCGAAAAAGAATTTACGCCTTTACGTGGAATTCGATTTTAATCTTCCGACGCTTGTGAAGTGTGATCCCAGTCGCCTTCGCCAAATCTTGCTCAACCTACTTCGCAATGCCTGTAAGTACACCAGCGAAGGCCACGTCACACTGCGTGCCTCGGTGTTGAGATCTCTGACTGAAAATATCCAAACGCTGCGTTTTGAAGTAGAAGATACCGGCATCGGAATTCAACATGACAAACTCCAAAAGATTTTCGATGCCTTCTTTCAGGTGGAAAATTCTTATGCCTTTTCTGAAGGTGGCGTCGGTCTGGGCTTAGCTATCGTGAAAGAGCTTGTGCGCAAACTCGAAGGTCGCTTGAGTGTTCAGTCCGTTCCCAAAAAAGGGTCGCTCTTCCAAGTCGATCTGGATATTGAGGTGCTGGATCCGAGTCACTCCATTGAATATTATCGCCCGCCTGACAGTGCCATGCGCGAATTTATTCTGATCTCTTCCGACATGCTTTTGGAAAAATCAACGAAACCTCTTTCAATGCATTCGTCGGTCGTTTTCACTCAAATCCCAAGCGTGTCTGAAGTTCCTCCGGCGGAGACAAGCAAAAATCGCTGGTACCTGCTTGATACAATCGGCTCGGAATTTTCGAAAGCGGACATAAAAAAACTGGCGCATGCGGGGAATATGATCTTCTTAGGACACAAAGAAGAGCTCTTGGAAAAATACCCGGGGCTGTCGGCGCCGGTGATTGAATCTTCTCCCCTGCTTTTAAGTGAAGTTTTAACGGCCTCTGGCTTTCTGGGTAAACGCCCGCATAGAAAAGAGCATAAAGATCCTGTGGCTGCGGATGGCACTTCTGTTCGATCAAATATTCCGAACGAACTCAATGTTCTGGTCGCGGACGACGACATGGGAAATCAAGAACTCTACAAAGCTTACTTTGAAGGAAAAAGCTGGTCCGTTCACTACACCATGAATGGAGAAGAAGCTTTACAGAGCTATATGAAGAATCCTTGCGACGTTCTGATTCTTGACGTGCGCATGCCTGTTATGGACGGCTTTGAAGCGGCAGAGCGAGTGCGCGCGTATGAAAGCGAAAAGGGCCTGCCACAAAGACCGATACTGCTTGTAACGGCGGATGCCTTGGAAGAAACGATGAAGAAGGCAGAGACCATTCCCGGCCTCAGCTTCCTTACAAAACCCATCCGCAAAAGCACGCTGATGGATTCGCTGACGACAGCTATTTCAAAAGATTTCGTGCGATCTCAAGGAAGCGAGCTTCCGTAA